In Aquiflexum balticum DSM 16537, a single genomic region encodes these proteins:
- a CDS encoding mechanosensitive ion channel family protein, with translation METSDPLEEKALEEIKKDEKVQRALIETSVSAQKGSAVALKKEAPIMGITIIIFLGCGVLYFLLGWKRIPITSSYIPLAQKIVLAVMLISLVLLATRLLKKIVDRKIEDKTKEFNFNRIADFFGALFILIIILSLLFANWYAAAVSFGIVSLVLGFALQNLITSFFGWLYILIRKPYEVGDRIRIGNVFGDVINVSYLDTTLWEFNGDYLSADHPSGRIIRFANSKVFSEYVYNYSWPLFPFIWNELSFFIAYNSDFKFTSETIKRTVEKEIGEAMVRRVKRFKKILADTPVDELHVNEYPSVILKAHENTWIEVIVRYLVEPKNSGPVKKVLFESVMEELKKNPEKVIFPNTKMV, from the coding sequence ATGGAAACATCGGACCCTTTAGAAGAAAAAGCATTAGAAGAAATAAAAAAGGATGAGAAAGTCCAAAGGGCATTGATTGAGACTTCAGTTTCTGCTCAAAAAGGAAGCGCTGTTGCTTTAAAAAAAGAAGCTCCTATAATGGGCATAACCATAATTATTTTTTTGGGCTGTGGTGTTCTTTATTTTCTATTAGGTTGGAAACGAATACCAATAACCAGCAGTTATATTCCCTTGGCCCAGAAAATTGTGCTTGCGGTCATGTTGATTTCCTTGGTGTTGTTGGCGACAAGACTATTAAAAAAAATAGTTGACCGTAAGATAGAAGATAAAACCAAGGAATTTAATTTCAATCGGATTGCTGACTTTTTCGGAGCTCTGTTTATACTTATCATCATCCTTTCACTGTTGTTTGCAAACTGGTATGCAGCCGCGGTTTCATTTGGTATTGTATCGCTTGTACTCGGCTTTGCTTTACAAAATCTCATCACGAGTTTCTTTGGATGGCTATACATTCTCATTCGAAAGCCTTATGAAGTCGGTGATCGGATACGGATTGGAAATGTCTTTGGCGATGTAATCAATGTTAGCTATTTGGATACAACCTTGTGGGAATTTAATGGCGACTATCTATCCGCAGACCATCCGAGTGGCCGTATTATAAGATTTGCCAACTCAAAAGTATTCAGTGAATATGTCTATAATTATTCGTGGCCCCTATTCCCTTTCATCTGGAATGAACTCAGTTTTTTCATAGCTTATAATAGCGATTTTAAATTTACCAGCGAAACCATAAAACGAACTGTCGAAAAAGAAATAGGTGAAGCAATGGTCCGAAGGGTTAAGCGCTTCAAAAAAATCCTGGCTGACACTCCTGTAGATGAACTGCATGTAAATGAATATCCATCTGTTATTTTAAAGGCCCATGAAAACACATGGATAGAAGTGATAGTGCGGTATTTGGTAGAACCGAAAAACTCAGGACCTGTAAAGAAAGTACTTTTTGAAAGTGTGATGGAAGAACTCAAGAAAAA
- the sucD gene encoding succinate--CoA ligase subunit alpha translates to MSVLVNKDSKVIVQGFTGSEGSFHAQQMIEYGTNVVGGVTPGKGGTIHLEKPVFNSVEEAVTKTGANTSIIFVPPAFAADAIMEAAEAGIKVIIAITEGIPVADMMKAKPYIKEKGAILIGPNCPGVITPGEAKVGIMPGFVFKKGRIGIVSKSGTLTYEAADQVAKAGMGVSTAIGIGGDPIIGTSTKDAVQLLMEDPETDAIVMIGEIGGNYEADAAKWIRENGNKKPVVGFIAGQTAPPGRRMGHAGAIIGGADDTAAAKMRIMAENGIHVAESPAEIGAVMAKVLGVVA, encoded by the coding sequence ATGAGTGTTTTAGTCAATAAAGATTCCAAAGTGATCGTGCAGGGCTTTACTGGATCAGAAGGTTCCTTCCACGCACAGCAAATGATAGAATACGGTACCAATGTTGTCGGCGGGGTGACCCCAGGAAAAGGCGGCACCATCCATTTGGAAAAACCGGTTTTTAATTCTGTAGAAGAGGCTGTGACCAAGACAGGCGCAAATACCTCCATTATTTTCGTTCCGCCTGCATTTGCGGCAGATGCCATCATGGAAGCAGCCGAGGCGGGCATCAAAGTAATCATTGCCATTACTGAGGGAATTCCTGTAGCTGACATGATGAAAGCCAAACCATATATCAAAGAAAAAGGCGCTATATTGATTGGTCCAAATTGTCCGGGCGTTATTACTCCGGGAGAAGCCAAAGTGGGCATAATGCCAGGATTTGTGTTCAAAAAAGGCAGGATAGGTATTGTTTCCAAATCAGGAACTTTGACTTACGAAGCAGCAGATCAGGTTGCTAAGGCAGGAATGGGAGTTTCCACTGCCATAGGTATTGGCGGGGATCCTATCATTGGAACCTCCACCAAAGACGCTGTTCAGCTGTTGATGGAAGATCCTGAAACAGATGCCATCGTGATGATCGGTGAAATCGGTGGAAATTATGAAGCTGATGCCGCCAAATGGATCAGAGAAAACGGTAATAAAAAACCTGTGGTAGGATTTATCGCAGGACAGACAGCCCCTCCCGGACGTAGGATGGGTCATGCCGGCGCCATCATAGGAGGTGCTGACGATACTGCTGCTGCCAAAATGAGAATTATGGCCGAAAACGGCATCCATGTAGCTGAAAGCCCTGCCGAAATCGGCGCGGTGATGGCGAAGGTGTTGGGTGTTGTTGCTTGA
- a CDS encoding ATP-binding protein yields the protein MELPTDMISEVIQDEKGLVWFNTSLGIFYSDGFFTYPVPDSIQSQLSSSAAMFQDEMNQIWVYNQTNIPKVYFFSGAKWHEVEIPESILKGMELNYFRFSKNRILEGEVLFFINEKNIVFGSSESGTWSNYPYTYGELGEFSASYNWGESVLLFFRNGSLQYKNGVLSSFYFEGIELPSPVQHLVYEETANSYYYLGDDFLAVGKNILEPDKVVAKGFVRDIFSLANYSNLQVFEGDVYFNFNSQLYKYNPETGLVLEIDAYESLKAYHINSFLVDREGIIWISSDRGLVNINSLRFLNYDSKFLMDDEVSAILKLDGQSYLLGFNNGLQYWQKDKLRTLLGDTKIIGHPKFRITNFDQDKNGIVWFSSNLNGMGRINPKTMELEFQPSPDLKFVSAVKSIGDSLFIVTRDRIYLSTIYSRKGQHFQNEIMDTFLKELNQSVAYVRKVDKLQDGRMIIMQGGNLPEDQNFVATDQVFSTVGYDFLEDGDCLILGTEKGLKKYCNGIFDFYMVNNEKIDRPVYAILKDSQGYLWAGTDLGLYRIGEEDIINFNEKNGLIGSEVNRGALLEGDAGEILIGTSKGLSVFFPGENKEYQNYPLTDIIKVEVLGFKEGEVDLERIPFGNNNIQITFQAVSFLQSNDLVVRYLLEGFHEDWIELVNPRTNVLTFNNLPAGEYKLKLQAGFDGVYGEREVNSDSFRILRPIYLQFWFVITLLLVFLLIGFLLNSLLNSFRKQGVLKKAVDEKSKQVINIEDQFKNVWQSSKDGLMLSDDKGKVLAINPSLEKMAEITSEEIEKRWVHELFAEPEFYFKTSPSIIKSINNPDSNGEVFELDIPFRSGSKQIELYVVKLKSEFEGVKLNLSVFRDITVKKAYEVGLEKAKEKAEEANRLKSNFLSNISHEIRTPLNGILGITENILIQKNKDDGLVSQLEIIQESGERLLSTINSILDLSKLEAKKMEVVYKETNINDLLAKILLPLKEMAVRKGLLLSTKYETQPLIGLIDGRYFEMILNNLVGNAIKYSNEGMISVKLRGNSDQIELEVKDQGIGMSEDFQKILFSPFEQESSGYGRSFEGTGLGLTITKNLVDILGGEIFIKSVKNQGTKVKVILPLGKK from the coding sequence GTGGAACTGCCTACTGATATGATTTCAGAGGTCATACAGGATGAAAAAGGTTTGGTTTGGTTCAATACTTCTTTGGGAATTTTTTATTCTGATGGATTTTTCACTTATCCGGTTCCTGATTCTATTCAAAGCCAACTTTCAAGTTCTGCGGCCATGTTCCAGGATGAAATGAATCAAATTTGGGTGTATAACCAAACTAATATTCCAAAAGTATACTTCTTCTCAGGGGCCAAATGGCATGAGGTGGAAATTCCCGAATCTATCCTGAAGGGGATGGAACTGAATTATTTCAGATTTTCAAAGAACAGGATTTTGGAGGGGGAAGTCCTCTTTTTCATCAATGAAAAAAATATTGTTTTTGGAAGTTCGGAATCGGGAACATGGAGCAATTATCCCTACACTTATGGAGAATTGGGAGAATTTTCCGCATCCTATAATTGGGGAGAATCCGTACTTCTGTTTTTTAGAAATGGCTCTTTGCAATATAAAAATGGTGTTTTGAGTTCTTTTTATTTTGAAGGAATAGAGCTTCCGTCTCCTGTCCAACATTTAGTCTATGAAGAAACAGCCAATTCATACTATTATTTAGGGGATGATTTTCTTGCGGTAGGTAAAAACATCCTTGAACCGGATAAGGTAGTAGCAAAGGGATTTGTCAGGGATATTTTCAGTCTGGCAAATTATAGTAATCTCCAGGTTTTTGAAGGAGATGTTTATTTCAATTTCAATTCCCAACTGTATAAATACAATCCCGAAACAGGGTTGGTCCTGGAAATAGATGCTTATGAAAGTTTAAAAGCATACCATATCAATAGTTTTCTGGTAGATCGGGAGGGAATTATTTGGATAAGCAGTGACAGAGGCTTGGTAAATATCAATTCTTTGAGATTTTTAAATTATGATTCTAAATTTTTGATGGATGATGAGGTTTCGGCTATTTTAAAGTTGGATGGCCAATCCTATTTACTTGGATTCAATAATGGGCTACAGTATTGGCAAAAGGATAAATTGAGGACTCTTTTAGGCGACACCAAAATTATAGGTCACCCAAAATTCAGAATTACGAATTTTGATCAGGACAAAAATGGGATCGTTTGGTTTTCCTCAAATCTGAACGGTATGGGCAGGATAAATCCCAAAACAATGGAACTGGAATTTCAGCCCAGTCCTGACTTGAAATTTGTGTCTGCTGTAAAATCCATAGGAGATAGTCTTTTCATTGTAACTAGGGACAGGATTTACCTTTCTACCATATACAGCAGAAAGGGACAGCATTTTCAAAATGAAATAATGGATACTTTTTTGAAGGAATTAAATCAATCCGTGGCTTATGTAAGAAAGGTGGATAAGTTGCAGGATGGCAGAATGATCATCATGCAAGGAGGGAACCTGCCGGAGGATCAAAATTTTGTAGCTACGGATCAGGTATTCAGTACTGTAGGTTATGATTTTTTGGAAGACGGGGATTGCCTTATTTTGGGAACTGAAAAAGGATTGAAAAAGTACTGTAATGGTATTTTTGATTTTTATATGGTCAACAATGAAAAAATCGATAGACCTGTTTATGCCATATTAAAAGATTCCCAAGGATACCTTTGGGCCGGCACTGACCTTGGCCTTTACAGAATAGGAGAGGAAGATATTATAAATTTCAATGAGAAAAATGGATTGATAGGTTCTGAGGTCAACAGAGGCGCATTATTGGAAGGGGATGCTGGGGAGATTTTGATTGGTACCAGTAAGGGGCTTTCTGTTTTTTTTCCAGGGGAAAATAAAGAATACCAAAATTACCCGCTGACTGACATCATTAAGGTAGAAGTTCTTGGCTTCAAAGAAGGTGAAGTTGATTTAGAACGCATTCCATTTGGAAACAATAATATTCAGATTACTTTTCAAGCAGTCAGTTTCCTTCAATCCAATGATTTGGTGGTAAGGTATCTTTTGGAAGGATTTCACGAGGACTGGATTGAACTGGTTAATCCAAGGACCAATGTTTTGACTTTCAATAATCTTCCGGCAGGAGAGTACAAGCTGAAGCTTCAGGCGGGGTTCGATGGGGTATATGGCGAGAGAGAGGTAAATTCGGACAGTTTCAGGATCCTTAGACCCATTTACCTGCAGTTTTGGTTTGTTATAACTTTATTATTGGTTTTTCTGCTCATCGGATTTCTTTTGAACTCCTTGCTCAATTCATTTCGAAAACAAGGTGTTCTCAAAAAGGCAGTGGATGAGAAGAGTAAGCAAGTAATCAATATTGAAGATCAGTTTAAAAATGTCTGGCAAAGTTCCAAAGATGGTTTGATGCTGTCTGATGACAAAGGTAAAGTGCTTGCAATTAATCCGAGTTTGGAAAAAATGGCAGAAATAACCTCAGAGGAAATTGAAAAAAGATGGGTACATGAATTATTTGCCGAACCTGAATTTTATTTTAAAACAAGTCCTTCAATCATCAAATCCATCAATAATCCTGACAGCAACGGGGAAGTTTTTGAATTGGACATTCCGTTTAGGAGCGGATCAAAGCAAATTGAGCTATATGTCGTCAAGCTTAAGTCTGAATTTGAAGGGGTTAAGTTGAATTTATCTGTTTTCAGAGATATCACAGTAAAAAAGGCTTATGAAGTCGGTTTGGAGAAAGCCAAAGAAAAAGCAGAAGAAGCCAATCGTCTCAAATCCAATTTCCTTTCCAATATCAGCCACGAAATCAGGACACCCTTAAACGGTATTTTGGGTATAACTGAAAACATCCTGATCCAAAAGAATAAAGATGATGGGTTAGTTTCGCAGCTTGAAATCATTCAGGAATCAGGAGAAAGGCTGCTGAGTACCATCAACAGTATTTTGGATCTATCCAAATTGGAAGCAAAAAAAATGGAGGTTGTTTATAAGGAAACCAATATCAATGATTTGTTGGCCAAAATCCTGCTGCCGCTAAAAGAAATGGCTGTAAGGAAAGGTTTATTGCTTTCAACAAAATACGAGACACAACCCCTGATTGGGCTGATTGACGGACGGTATTTTGAAATGATATTGAACAATCTCGTAGGCAATGCCATCAAGTATTCCAATGAAGGAATGATTTCCGTCAAACTGAGAGGCAACTCTGACCAAATTGAACTGGAGGTAAAAGATCAGGGAATCGGGATGAGTGAGGATTTTCAAAAAATTCTCTTCAGTCCATTTGAACAGGAAAGCAGTGGGTATGGTAGGAGTTTTGAAGGCACAGGCCTAGGATTAACAATTACAAAAAATCTAGTTGATATCCTTGGTGGTGAGATTTTTATTAAAAGTGTTAAAAATCAGGGTACAAAGGTTAAAGTAATCTTGCCTTTAGGTAAAAAATGA
- a CDS encoding hybrid sensor histidine kinase/response regulator, producing MFPLRILITEDDHVSALLLKKALEKNNHQIIGISDSGERALEILEENQADIVMMDINLAGELDGIKTTEIINEKYDIPVVYLSASSDAETLTKVVGTNPSAYVIKPFNIRELNMVIELAIFKDRKEKELQKLNNELEEKVRQRTKDLADANKELTRALEKEREVGELKSRIVLNVSHGFKTPLTSILSSAQLLANYAERDHPFKAKIMKHAQKIENSVRNLNSLLTSVLFFGKADANKIDFKPKKMFVMAMLNEVIDVVKAGSEHDVKINTKFNNLPKTIVSDSDLLYQIFENLLSNACKYSKDGQEVNFTVWEEAGMLKATIEDKGIGIPKKEQDQLFDRFFRAKNVGIIEGSGLGLSIVKKSIEVLNGDITFESDQGKGTTFNISIPVKI from the coding sequence ATGTTCCCACTCCGGATTTTAATTACAGAAGACGATCACGTCTCAGCCTTGTTGCTCAAAAAAGCATTAGAAAAAAATAATCATCAGATCATTGGTATTTCAGACTCCGGAGAAAGAGCATTGGAGATCCTTGAAGAAAACCAAGCAGATATTGTGATGATGGATATCAACTTGGCCGGTGAGTTGGATGGAATCAAAACTACTGAAATCATCAATGAAAAGTATGATATTCCCGTAGTCTACCTGAGTGCAAGTTCAGATGCAGAAACACTCACCAAAGTAGTGGGGACCAATCCAAGTGCTTATGTGATCAAGCCCTTTAATATCCGGGAACTCAATATGGTTATTGAATTGGCGATTTTTAAGGACAGAAAAGAGAAAGAGCTTCAAAAACTCAATAACGAGTTGGAAGAAAAGGTAAGGCAAAGGACAAAAGATCTTGCTGACGCCAATAAGGAACTGACCAGGGCATTGGAAAAAGAAAGAGAAGTAGGTGAATTGAAATCAAGAATCGTACTCAACGTCTCCCATGGATTCAAAACACCTTTGACTTCAATTCTAAGTTCTGCCCAACTGCTCGCCAATTATGCCGAAAGGGATCACCCTTTTAAGGCAAAAATCATGAAACATGCGCAGAAAATCGAAAATTCTGTTCGGAACCTGAACAGTCTTCTGACATCCGTGTTGTTTTTTGGAAAAGCCGATGCAAATAAAATTGACTTCAAGCCAAAAAAGATGTTTGTCATGGCAATGCTAAATGAGGTGATCGATGTGGTAAAAGCCGGGTCAGAACATGACGTCAAAATAAACACCAAATTCAATAATCTTCCCAAGACAATTGTTTCAGATTCGGATCTTCTATATCAGATATTTGAAAATCTGCTATCCAATGCCTGTAAATATTCCAAGGATGGACAAGAAGTCAACTTTACTGTATGGGAGGAAGCCGGAATGCTGAAAGCCACCATTGAAGACAAAGGAATAGGTATTCCGAAAAAAGAACAGGATCAGCTTTTTGACAGGTTTTTCAGAGCAAAAAATGTAGGCATTATAGAAGGTTCAGGGTTGGGTCTCTCGATTGTGAAAAAAAGTATCGAAGTGCTGAATGGTGATATTACCTTTGAAAGTGATCAGGGAAAAGGAACTACGTTTAATATTTCAATTCCAGTGAAAATCTAA
- a CDS encoding ABC transporter ATP-binding protein, with protein sequence MILQANNIDFYYNSDQKFKIPDINLDAGDQLLIIGKSGSGKTTILNILGGLLKPKSGEVKINGTSVYSLSGATLDKFRGKNVGIIFQKPHILSALNVEENLKIANFFAGESNRLIEPLLKELGIYEKRKANVNTLSEGEAQRVSIARALVNNPKVILADEPTASLDDENADNVIKLLQQEAEKYKAVLIIVTHDQRVKDHISNQILIGAKL encoded by the coding sequence ATGATACTCCAAGCTAATAATATTGATTTCTACTATAATTCGGACCAAAAATTCAAAATACCTGACATCAACTTGGATGCAGGGGATCAATTATTGATAATTGGAAAATCAGGAAGTGGAAAAACCACCATTCTCAATATCCTTGGGGGATTGTTGAAACCAAAATCAGGTGAGGTTAAAATCAACGGAACCTCAGTTTATTCCCTCAGCGGTGCTACACTCGATAAATTCAGAGGAAAAAATGTAGGGATAATTTTTCAAAAACCCCATATTCTTTCCGCACTCAATGTGGAAGAAAATCTGAAGATCGCGAATTTTTTTGCCGGAGAATCAAACCGGTTGATTGAACCCCTATTGAAGGAACTGGGGATATATGAAAAGAGAAAAGCCAATGTCAATACATTGAGTGAAGGGGAAGCACAGAGAGTTTCGATTGCAAGGGCACTGGTCAACAATCCAAAAGTAATCCTGGCAGATGAGCCTACAGCAAGCCTTGATGATGAAAATGCAGATAATGTCATTAAGCTTCTACAACAGGAAGCTGAAAAATACAAAGCAGTTTTGATCATCGTTACCCACGACCAAAGGGTTAAAGACCATATTTCCAACCAAATACTCATAGGAGCCAAATTATGA
- a CDS encoding ABC transporter permease produces the protein MNMIKLSWKYLIAKPLNTGLNILLLALGLAIITVLILIQDQFENKMTKDAEGIDLVVGAKGSPLQLILSSIYHIDFPTGNIDMADAIALSKNRLVKNIIPLGMGDNYQGYRIVGTNHDYLELYNAQMSAGAAWDKPFEVVLGSETAVKLGLGIGDTFIGSHGIGSSSHEHDEHPYKVSGILNPMGNVLDKLILTSIESVWYTHDEGHDHEIFEKPVAKTGFPETDDDREVTSLLIQYRNPIAAVQLPRFINSKSALQAASPSFEISRLFELLGIGVKLIQGLAIVIIIIAGLGIFIALFNSLKERKYDLAVMRTLGASSGQLFLHIVLEGVILTVLGAIVGIVMGHLFLAVLVMQNEQGAISGLTAMVFLTEELWILVYAVLVGIIASLIPAWNAYQTDIAKQLTKA, from the coding sequence ATGAACATGATCAAACTGAGTTGGAAATACCTGATTGCCAAACCACTGAATACTGGACTCAACATCCTTTTATTGGCTTTGGGCCTTGCCATCATTACCGTTCTGATTTTGATTCAGGATCAGTTTGAAAATAAGATGACCAAAGATGCCGAGGGTATTGACTTGGTCGTAGGCGCCAAAGGAAGTCCCTTGCAACTTATCCTTTCAAGCATTTATCACATTGATTTTCCAACCGGCAATATTGATATGGCGGATGCCATAGCTCTTTCCAAAAACCGACTGGTGAAAAACATCATTCCTTTGGGTATGGGTGACAATTACCAAGGTTATAGAATTGTCGGGACCAATCACGATTATCTTGAACTCTATAATGCCCAAATGTCTGCGGGGGCTGCTTGGGATAAACCTTTCGAAGTGGTTTTGGGCAGTGAAACAGCTGTTAAACTGGGTCTGGGTATTGGAGATACATTTATAGGTTCTCATGGGATTGGCAGTAGCAGCCATGAACATGATGAACACCCCTATAAGGTTTCTGGAATTTTGAATCCAATGGGAAATGTCTTGGATAAATTGATCCTGACAAGTATTGAGTCTGTCTGGTATACCCACGATGAAGGTCATGACCATGAAATATTTGAGAAACCTGTAGCAAAAACAGGATTTCCTGAAACGGATGATGATCGGGAAGTTACCTCGCTACTCATTCAATATAGAAATCCAATAGCTGCGGTGCAGTTACCAAGATTTATCAACAGTAAAAGTGCTTTACAGGCAGCTTCTCCTTCCTTTGAAATTTCAAGACTTTTTGAATTGCTTGGGATAGGAGTGAAACTTATTCAGGGACTTGCCATCGTTATCATCATCATAGCAGGACTTGGGATATTCATTGCGCTGTTCAATTCTCTTAAAGAAAGAAAATATGATTTGGCTGTAATGAGAACATTGGGAGCTTCAAGTGGGCAGTTGTTTTTACACATTGTATTGGAAGGTGTAATCCTAACAGTTTTGGGAGCGATAGTTGGGATTGTGATGGGGCACCTTTTTTTGGCGGTTCTCGTTATGCAGAATGAACAAGGAGCAATAAGCGGTTTGACAGCTATGGTCTTTCTTACTGAAGAACTTTGGATACTGGTTTATGCGGTGTTAGTGGGAATTATTGCCTCTCTTATACCAGCATGGAACGCTTATCAAACTGATATTGCCAAACAGCTTACTAAAGCATAA
- a CDS encoding c-type cytochrome domain-containing protein has translation MMRSNSLMIRLKNICLKYRFVFLFLAIAVLFLPFIGPQEDPPSEFVFFLGRFHPLIIHFPIVLILLVLIIEVFKKYKLLEVPKNVIGLLLGASLISCLVSLGLGFLLYSTGEYTGEIAQQHLWGGVLLSAAVSLAVFFLLSYGQSKAQYFSTGYIIALIFANGTLIYTSHQGGSLTHGKEFLTEYFPIKSQEPDWQPKPVEEMLVYDDVIVAFMDRKCMSCHNENKAKGGLILTSFEDLVKGGKGDHPSLVKNSSLESEVYRRVTLPVNDDDFMPPEGKSPLNENEVSLLKWWIDNGADPELRITEASLNPEIESIVQVYLTELKTQQRNRHLQKLSTENLINSLENVENIEMKIDPYDEKSIFISMKFPPSSFGDKDLINLQPVFQNITKASFIGSDITDDGFYHLGQMSSLKELYLQQTQINGEGLAQLSKLSNLQLLDLSKTKVNDGNLLNILMLPALQDVYINETLISKEVIDAIKAYNPGIKIHLERGTYF, from the coding sequence ATGATGCGTTCGAATTCTCTAATGATCAGGCTGAAAAATATTTGCCTCAAGTACAGATTTGTTTTTTTGTTCCTTGCTATTGCAGTTTTATTCTTACCCTTTATTGGACCACAAGAGGACCCTCCTTCAGAATTTGTTTTTTTCTTGGGAAGATTCCATCCCCTGATCATACATTTTCCAATAGTCCTGATCCTATTGGTGTTGATAATCGAAGTATTTAAAAAATATAAACTTCTTGAAGTTCCCAAAAATGTGATAGGCCTATTATTGGGTGCAAGTCTTATCAGTTGTTTGGTTTCCTTAGGTTTGGGTTTTTTACTGTATTCTACCGGCGAATATACAGGAGAGATTGCCCAACAACATTTATGGGGCGGAGTGCTATTGAGTGCTGCTGTTTCATTGGCAGTGTTTTTTCTCTTGTCTTACGGTCAATCTAAAGCTCAATATTTCAGCACTGGATATATTATAGCCCTGATATTTGCAAACGGAACATTGATTTATACAAGTCATCAAGGAGGTTCATTGACTCATGGGAAAGAATTCCTAACTGAATATTTTCCGATAAAATCGCAGGAACCCGATTGGCAACCAAAACCAGTCGAAGAGATGCTGGTATATGATGATGTTATTGTGGCATTTATGGACAGGAAGTGCATGAGCTGTCATAATGAAAACAAGGCCAAGGGTGGATTGATTTTGACTTCCTTTGAAGATCTTGTAAAAGGCGGAAAAGGAGACCATCCTTCTTTGGTGAAAAATTCTTCCCTTGAAAGTGAGGTTTACCGAAGAGTAACGCTTCCTGTCAATGATGATGATTTTATGCCGCCTGAAGGTAAATCACCTCTAAATGAAAACGAAGTCTCCCTATTAAAATGGTGGATAGACAATGGTGCTGACCCTGAACTCAGGATAACGGAAGCATCTCTAAATCCAGAGATAGAGTCCATAGTCCAGGTTTATCTGACAGAGCTCAAAACCCAACAACGCAATCGGCATCTTCAAAAACTCAGCACAGAGAATCTGATTAACTCTCTGGAAAACGTAGAAAATATTGAGATGAAAATAGATCCTTATGATGAAAAATCAATTTTCATTTCCATGAAATTCCCGCCCTCTTCCTTTGGGGATAAAGATCTGATAAACCTTCAGCCTGTTTTCCAAAATATAACCAAAGCATCATTTATTGGCAGTGATATTACAGACGATGGATTTTATCATCTTGGTCAAATGAGCTCTTTAAAGGAATTATATCTGCAGCAAACTCAAATTAATGGCGAAGGATTGGCACAGCTTTCAAAATTGTCAAATCTCCAATTATTGGATCTTTCAAAGACTAAGGTCAATGATGGAAATCTCTTGAACATTTTGATGCTACCTGCACTCCAAGATGTTTATATCAATGAAACATTGATTTCGAAAGAGGTTATAGATGCGATTAAGGCTTACAATCCGGGAATAAAGATTCATTTAGAAAGAGGTACTTATTTCTAA